One part of the Dyadobacter sp. 676 genome encodes these proteins:
- a CDS encoding TonB-dependent receptor — protein MKLTVLLLWVGMMSVHATGYSQKSRMDVKIRNGNLATLFRQIQEQTSYRIFYRDDLFSGKQEINVNLNLKNQTVPAILDAALKGTDLTYKVIGKQIAIYKKEENDGAAPVHNNNAMPVMPEAVIREITGTVTDAKGNPLPGATVIVKGTDKGTSADATGKFTVEAEQGDILVVSFIGYLKKEQTVGAQTTLHIQLEEDLNGLEEIVIVGYGSQRKATITGSIATITTEDLKQSPTASITNALAGRLPGLFANQFSGGEPGVDRSDIFIRGTATYGNKAPIVIIDGLERSMDYLAPSEIETFTILKDASATAPYGVRGANGVILITTRRGKVQDKATVNFKASVGINKPVKFPTYLGSADYAMLYNEARRNDNPEADPSTLNLFSDQAIADFRRAKGDNSDGLGYNWNYFDYAFKPGVQHDYSLSISGGSLRARYFVLANYFQQDGNYRHTDLTANNTQAIFKRYNFRSNIDIDITDNFYAKLDLGARITDRNAPGTTAARIVELANTQPSYLPIIVEPNDDPANKVYQANNPLGMLYGDQIYRFNILGELSRTGFLNEKNTYLNGSFSLGHKLNFITKGLSIEGMFSYDASDGGWIDRKVGTYSEGYREYPGYATFVPVAGSDVYRTPGHYTGAYKSGNKYDIDQTIGNGYDNKDNESRAYLQAKLDYMRNFGLHDVTGMVLFNRSKRVINNQVPFSYQGITARATYGYDDRYLLEVNAAYNGSENFAKGKRYGFFPSIAAGWVLTKERFMENTRNWLNNLKIRGSFGLVGSDKIPDDKRFIYLQYFGRRDGDYNFGTDNFGSGAGGFLQEGDLANPNLTWEKARKTNIGIDATFLKHLTFTLDLFREHRYDIITNMGGGNKLGFPDIVGKDAPFLNSGIVNNKGFDFEIGWTGSIGKHFTYFVRPNMTFARNKIVFMNEIPYASPGRANTGKRIDEHFDYIFDHFVANQEEANLLNGMNNGSGFQSFGTLRPGDVVYKDLNNDGRIDDLGDRTAVGNPRNPELMFGLPVGGRFKNFDFSALFQGAARSSVQLSGAAVYDFPLFSQDKYGKVKPMHLKRWTPETAATATYPALHFGDHSNNKNGNSSLFLYDSKYVRLKTVEIGYNLPKTAIKKIGIDNFRIYVQGMNLLTWDGLGDVDMDPETREGSGDWYPIQKVVNFGVDISF, from the coding sequence ATGAAACTGACAGTTCTGCTGTTATGGGTCGGGATGATGAGCGTGCATGCAACGGGGTATTCTCAGAAAAGCCGGATGGATGTCAAAATCCGGAATGGAAATCTGGCTACGCTGTTCAGGCAGATTCAGGAACAAACCAGTTATCGTATATTTTACAGGGACGACCTTTTTTCGGGTAAGCAGGAGATCAATGTCAACCTGAACCTGAAAAACCAAACCGTGCCGGCCATTCTGGATGCCGCATTGAAAGGGACCGACCTGACGTATAAGGTAATAGGTAAGCAGATCGCGATCTATAAAAAGGAGGAAAACGACGGGGCCGCTCCCGTTCATAACAACAACGCCATGCCGGTAATGCCGGAAGCTGTAATCCGCGAGATCACCGGCACGGTTACGGACGCGAAAGGGAATCCGTTGCCCGGTGCGACGGTGATCGTGAAAGGGACCGATAAAGGAACCTCTGCCGACGCTACGGGAAAATTTACGGTGGAAGCCGAGCAGGGCGATATTTTGGTCGTCTCGTTTATCGGCTATTTGAAAAAAGAACAAACGGTTGGCGCACAGACAACGCTTCATATTCAACTGGAAGAAGATTTGAACGGCCTGGAAGAAATCGTGATCGTGGGCTACGGTTCGCAGCGCAAGGCAACCATCACAGGTTCCATAGCGACCATAACGACCGAAGACCTTAAACAAAGTCCTACGGCCAGTATCACCAACGCATTGGCGGGTCGTCTGCCGGGACTGTTCGCCAACCAGTTCAGCGGAGGCGAACCGGGCGTCGACCGGAGCGATATTTTTATCCGGGGCACAGCCACCTATGGGAACAAGGCGCCGATCGTGATCATCGACGGGCTCGAACGGAGCATGGATTACCTCGCGCCTTCGGAGATCGAAACATTCACGATTTTGAAGGATGCATCGGCCACCGCGCCATATGGCGTTCGGGGCGCAAACGGCGTTATCCTGATAACCACAAGGCGCGGAAAGGTGCAGGACAAGGCGACGGTGAATTTCAAAGCTTCGGTGGGGATCAATAAACCGGTAAAATTCCCTACTTACCTCGGTTCGGCGGATTATGCGATGCTTTATAACGAGGCCAGAAGAAATGACAACCCGGAAGCGGACCCCTCGACACTGAACCTTTTTTCGGACCAGGCCATCGCCGATTTCCGCCGTGCAAAGGGCGATAACTCGGACGGGCTGGGTTATAATTGGAATTATTTCGATTATGCATTCAAGCCCGGTGTGCAGCACGATTACAGTTTATCTATTAGCGGTGGATCGTTGAGGGCCAGGTATTTCGTCCTGGCCAACTATTTCCAGCAGGATGGGAACTACCGGCATACGGATCTGACGGCCAATAACACCCAGGCGATCTTCAAGCGGTACAATTTCCGTTCGAATATCGATATCGACATAACGGACAATTTTTACGCCAAACTGGACCTCGGCGCCCGCATTACCGACAGAAATGCACCCGGTACCACAGCCGCGCGCATTGTGGAACTGGCCAACACGCAGCCTTCGTACCTGCCTATTATAGTAGAGCCGAACGACGACCCGGCCAACAAGGTGTACCAGGCCAATAACCCGCTGGGAATGCTCTATGGCGATCAGATTTACCGTTTCAATATCCTTGGAGAGCTCAGCCGCACCGGTTTTTTGAATGAAAAGAATACTTATCTCAATGGTTCGTTTTCGCTGGGACATAAGCTGAATTTCATTACAAAAGGGCTTTCGATCGAAGGGATGTTCTCTTATGACGCGAGTGATGGCGGCTGGATCGACCGCAAGGTCGGCACCTATTCCGAAGGCTACCGCGAATATCCCGGGTATGCCACATTTGTTCCTGTCGCCGGAAGCGACGTGTACCGCACGCCCGGGCATTACACAGGCGCGTACAAGTCTGGTAATAAATACGATATCGACCAGACGATCGGTAACGGTTATGACAACAAAGACAACGAAAGCCGCGCCTATTTGCAGGCCAAACTCGATTACATGCGGAATTTCGGTTTGCATGACGTGACGGGAATGGTGCTTTTCAACCGGTCAAAGCGGGTGATCAACAATCAGGTGCCGTTCAGTTACCAAGGCATTACAGCACGTGCAACCTATGGCTACGACGACCGTTACCTGCTGGAAGTGAATGCGGCCTACAATGGATCGGAAAACTTCGCTAAGGGCAAACGCTATGGCTTTTTCCCTTCGATCGCGGCCGGCTGGGTGCTTACGAAAGAACGGTTTATGGAAAATACCCGGAACTGGCTCAACAACCTGAAAATCCGCGGTTCGTTCGGGTTGGTAGGGAGCGATAAAATCCCTGACGACAAGCGTTTTATCTACCTGCAATACTTCGGCCGGCGCGACGGAGATTACAATTTCGGGACCGACAATTTCGGTTCGGGGGCGGGCGGTTTCTTGCAGGAAGGCGACCTGGCCAATCCTAACCTGACCTGGGAAAAGGCACGTAAAACCAACATCGGTATCGACGCGACATTCCTGAAACACCTTACATTCACGCTGGACCTCTTCCGAGAACACCGGTACGACATTATCACCAACATGGGCGGTGGTAACAAGCTGGGCTTCCCCGATATCGTTGGTAAAGACGCGCCATTCCTGAACTCGGGTATCGTCAATAACAAGGGTTTCGATTTCGAGATCGGCTGGACGGGCAGTATTGGCAAGCATTTTACGTATTTCGTTCGTCCGAACATGACTTTTGCCCGGAACAAGATCGTTTTCATGAACGAGATTCCCTATGCCTCACCGGGAAGGGCCAATACAGGCAAGCGGATCGACGAGCATTTCGATTACATTTTCGACCATTTCGTAGCCAACCAGGAAGAGGCAAACCTGCTCAACGGGATGAACAACGGCAGCGGGTTTCAGTCGTTCGGTACACTCCGGCCGGGGGATGTCGTTTACAAGGATTTGAATAACGACGGAAGAATCGACGACCTGGGCGACCGCACGGCGGTAGGTAACCCGCGCAACCCGGAGCTGATGTTCGGTTTGCCGGTGGGGGGGCGCTTCAAAAACTTCGATTTCAGCGCATTGTTCCAGGGCGCGGCGCGGTCGTCGGTACAACTGTCGGGCGCGGCTGTCTATGACTTCCCGCTGTTCAGCCAGGACAAATACGGCAAAGTAAAACCGATGCACCTGAAACGCTGGACGCCTGAAACCGCCGCCACCGCTACTTATCCCGCATTGCATTTCGGTGACCATAGTAACAACAAGAACGGCAACAGCAGTTTGTTTTTATATGATTCCAAATACGTGCGCCTGAAAACGGTCGAGATAGGTTACAACCTTCCCAAAACCGCTATCAAAAAAATTGGCATCGATAATTTCCGCATTTACGTGCAAGGCATGAACCTGCTGACCTGGGACGGGCTGGGCGATGTGGATATGGACCCCGAGACCCGCGAGGGTTCGGGCGACTGGTACCCGATCCAGAAAGTAGTGAATTTTGGCGTCGATATTTCATTTTGA
- a CDS encoding RagB/SusD family nutrient uptake outer membrane protein, producing MNTGKILTSLALGLITLSGCQQDFLDRKPDDQVDAEQVFTRYNKTNQLVTDLYDNAKGSNSPLVFFSHFSTAPVTDEAEGSTAEGSLTNKFNTGDWNPNAMPDRSSRGQYWWDLYARIRKANVILEGVRKYNTPDNPLQAGDLAKRLGETYFMRAYFHYLAARMYGEVVYVTNTIRPTDPMDFKQESFHAIAAKISQDCDSAFALVPGSWGGADFGRVDKGACLGLKAMIAWMAATPMWNGGTFPNDTRQFASEYTYNVNRWVKAKEAAKAVIDFKVDGRQRYSLYQGHDATDFRDDAGVDNNNSKVPARLWDLYHDMQAFQNEAVFFVTRDKDHNWQGDIYPPSWGGSSRQMPVQEQVDEYEYIAPNGYGYPVYGTRAKSDGYDDGNPYESVKRDPRFYRDIVYHGATFKGKVINTATGPDKIGASNSSTTGYFLRKILRESWNRDKSFAISGPPVWRLPEFIYIYAEAVNESAGPNAEIYQMLNDVRKRSFMAPIPPEAQTNKALMDEYIKRERRVELFYENNRIWTSRLYLEASSQKELAREQAWQSAGSTNEQRSQAYWPYPKTQRMINGMKPVEDPNGKIVVDGKKYRMQRYFVENRVFVAPRHYLFPIMQDELQRTPTLKQNPGW from the coding sequence ATGAATACCGGAAAAATACTTACAAGCCTTGCATTGGGCCTTATCACGCTTTCGGGCTGCCAGCAGGATTTCCTCGACCGCAAACCCGACGACCAGGTGGATGCCGAGCAGGTCTTTACCCGTTACAATAAAACCAACCAGCTCGTTACCGACCTGTATGACAACGCGAAGGGTTCCAACAGCCCGCTGGTTTTCTTTTCACATTTCTCGACGGCGCCTGTTACAGACGAGGCCGAAGGTTCGACAGCCGAGGGAAGCCTTACTAACAAATTCAATACCGGCGACTGGAATCCCAACGCCATGCCCGATCGTAGTAGCCGCGGGCAATACTGGTGGGATTTGTACGCCCGCATTCGGAAAGCGAATGTGATACTGGAAGGAGTACGGAAGTATAACACGCCCGATAATCCGCTGCAAGCCGGCGACCTGGCCAAACGGCTCGGTGAAACCTATTTCATGCGCGCCTACTTCCACTACCTGGCCGCGCGCATGTACGGCGAGGTGGTTTACGTTACCAACACCATCCGGCCTACCGATCCGATGGATTTCAAGCAGGAATCTTTCCATGCCATTGCTGCGAAAATCAGCCAGGATTGCGATTCCGCTTTTGCATTGGTGCCCGGTAGCTGGGGCGGTGCGGATTTTGGCCGTGTAGATAAGGGTGCTTGTCTCGGATTGAAAGCGATGATCGCCTGGATGGCCGCCACGCCGATGTGGAACGGCGGCACATTTCCGAACGATACCAGGCAGTTCGCTTCTGAATACACTTACAATGTCAATCGCTGGGTTAAAGCCAAAGAGGCCGCGAAAGCGGTGATCGATTTCAAAGTGGACGGCCGCCAACGTTACAGCCTGTACCAGGGCCACGACGCAACCGATTTCCGCGACGATGCCGGCGTCGATAACAATAACTCGAAAGTCCCTGCGCGGCTTTGGGATCTTTACCACGACATGCAGGCGTTTCAGAATGAGGCTGTTTTCTTTGTTACCCGCGACAAAGATCATAACTGGCAGGGCGATATTTACCCGCCAAGCTGGGGTGGAAGCTCACGCCAAATGCCGGTCCAGGAGCAGGTGGACGAATATGAATACATCGCGCCGAATGGGTATGGCTATCCAGTTTATGGAACCCGTGCCAAATCGGATGGCTACGACGACGGGAATCCTTATGAAAGTGTGAAGAGGGACCCGCGTTTCTACCGCGACATCGTGTACCACGGAGCTACATTCAAGGGGAAAGTAATCAATACGGCCACCGGTCCCGATAAGATCGGTGCGTCGAATTCATCCACAACCGGATATTTCCTACGTAAAATCCTGCGCGAATCGTGGAACCGCGACAAGAGTTTTGCCATCAGCGGTCCGCCGGTATGGCGTTTGCCGGAGTTCATTTACATTTACGCGGAGGCGGTGAATGAGTCGGCGGGGCCTAACGCCGAGATTTACCAAATGCTGAACGATGTGAGAAAACGCTCATTCATGGCGCCGATCCCGCCTGAAGCGCAGACTAACAAGGCTTTGATGGATGAATATATCAAACGCGAAAGAAGGGTTGAGCTTTTTTATGAGAATAACCGCATATGGACATCGCGCCTGTATCTCGAAGCCAGTTCACAAAAAGAGCTCGCACGGGAGCAGGCCTGGCAATCGGCTGGTTCCACGAACGAGCAACGTTCGCAGGCTTACTGGCCGTATCCGAAAACACAGCGGATGATCAATGGTATGAAGCCGGTAGAGGACCCGAATGGCAAAATTGTGGTGGATGGTAAAAAATACCGGATGCAGCGCTATTTCGTAGAGAACCGCGTGTTCGTAGCTCCGAGACATTACCTCTTCCCGATCATGCAGGACGAGTTACAGCGCACACCGACCTTGAAGCAGAATCCGGGGTGGTAA
- a CDS encoding sugar phosphate isomerase/epimerase — protein MKKIIGLSCLATALLAGAGDLFAQGKPVYTAPIGLQAYTFRGSWGKGIEATLDTIKSLGVTEMEGGPIAGMTTEELRKQLDKRGIAMVSIGADYKKLSESTAQTIKDAKILGAKYVMVAWIPHEKGNFNLETAKKAVADFNKAGKELKEAGISLTYHNHGYEFVPYEDGTLFDYIVKNTNPEYVNFEMDVLWTAFPGQDPAKLLLKYPTRWKLMHLKDLKKGVKGDLSGGTPTTNDVALGTGQIDIPATLKAAKKVGIKHYFIEDESPSYLKQIPQTIAYIKSIKE, from the coding sequence ATGAAAAAAATAATCGGTCTGAGTTGTCTGGCGACCGCATTGCTGGCGGGCGCGGGCGACCTCTTTGCGCAAGGCAAGCCGGTGTACACCGCTCCTATCGGCTTACAGGCTTATACATTCCGTGGCAGCTGGGGCAAGGGCATCGAGGCTACGCTGGACACCATCAAATCCCTTGGTGTTACCGAAATGGAAGGCGGCCCCATCGCGGGGATGACCACGGAGGAACTCCGGAAGCAGCTCGACAAGCGCGGTATCGCGATGGTTTCCATCGGCGCCGATTACAAGAAACTGAGCGAAAGCACCGCGCAGACCATCAAAGACGCGAAAATCCTTGGCGCCAAATACGTGATGGTGGCCTGGATTCCTCACGAAAAGGGCAATTTCAACCTCGAAACGGCAAAAAAGGCAGTAGCAGATTTCAACAAGGCGGGGAAAGAACTCAAAGAAGCGGGCATTTCGCTTACCTACCATAACCACGGCTACGAGTTCGTGCCTTACGAGGACGGCACGCTGTTCGATTATATTGTTAAAAACACCAACCCGGAATACGTCAACTTCGAAATGGATGTACTCTGGACCGCTTTCCCGGGACAAGATCCTGCGAAGCTCCTTTTGAAATACCCCACCCGATGGAAACTGATGCACCTCAAAGACCTGAAAAAAGGTGTGAAGGGCGATCTCTCAGGCGGCACGCCTACTACCAACGACGTAGCATTAGGAACCGGCCAGATCGACATCCCGGCGACATTGAAGGCTGCTAAAAAGGTGGGAATCAAGCATTATTTCATTGAAGACGAAAGCCCGTCGTACCTGAAACAAATCCCGCAGACGATCGCTTATATTAAAAGTATTAAGGAATAG
- a CDS encoding pitrilysin family protein, whose protein sequence is MKNVLMLMLAFCTLAAEAQNNFKVPPYEKFKLKNGLTVYLMEQHEVPLVNVSAVFDAGSINDGERYGLASLTADALLFGTQKYTKAQIEEMTDYVGADLSTYATKDNAGLAASFAAKDQEKLFELIQQILMYPVFNVTEFDKHKQRTLLELAQARESPRSVIGNYYNAFLFGSFPYATPTAGTRSTVEKIDAAAVKAFYQSNYTTGKGAIAVVGDFKIADMKKKVTALFSDWKTAPARMVKRVAPNLEFDKARVLLVNKDDARETTFMIGGKGIDYNSPDYVPVLVVNTILGGRFTSWLNDALRVNSGLTYGAGSRFTRYKYAGTFGISTFTKNSTTVPAIDMALSVLDSLHKTGINEEILASAKAYVKGDFPPDYESAGALARLLTDMFTYNFDESFIDTFQAKVDGLTVAQAKDIIAGYFPKDKLQFVLIGKASEIREQVKKYGELSQKEIKADGF, encoded by the coding sequence ATGAAAAATGTTTTAATGCTGATGCTGGCCTTTTGCACATTGGCTGCCGAAGCACAGAATAACTTCAAAGTACCACCCTACGAAAAATTTAAACTCAAAAACGGGTTGACGGTGTACCTGATGGAGCAGCACGAGGTCCCGTTGGTCAACGTTTCGGCCGTATTCGATGCCGGTTCGATCAACGACGGCGAGCGTTACGGCCTTGCCAGCCTTACTGCCGATGCATTGCTTTTCGGCACGCAGAAATACACCAAAGCGCAGATCGAGGAGATGACCGATTACGTGGGTGCGGACCTTTCCACATATGCTACGAAAGATAACGCGGGCCTTGCCGCTTCGTTTGCGGCAAAAGATCAGGAAAAGCTTTTCGAACTGATCCAACAAATACTTATGTACCCGGTCTTCAACGTCACCGAATTTGACAAACATAAGCAACGCACCCTGCTCGAACTTGCCCAGGCCAGAGAAAGCCCGCGCTCGGTGATCGGCAACTACTACAATGCATTCCTGTTCGGCAGTTTCCCATACGCCACACCTACGGCGGGTACCAGGTCGACGGTCGAAAAGATCGATGCAGCGGCTGTGAAAGCATTTTACCAAAGCAACTATACTACCGGCAAAGGCGCGATCGCGGTTGTCGGTGATTTCAAAATCGCGGATATGAAAAAGAAAGTCACCGCATTGTTCAGCGACTGGAAAACCGCTCCTGCGCGCATGGTGAAGCGCGTGGCGCCCAACCTGGAATTTGACAAGGCCCGGGTGCTGCTCGTCAATAAAGACGACGCCCGGGAAACCACATTCATGATCGGAGGCAAGGGAATCGACTACAATTCACCGGATTATGTGCCTGTATTGGTCGTAAACACGATTCTCGGCGGACGGTTTACTTCCTGGCTGAATGATGCGCTGCGTGTGAACTCGGGGCTTACTTACGGCGCGGGCAGCCGTTTCACACGCTACAAATACGCCGGGACATTCGGGATCAGCACATTTACCAAAAATTCCACGACGGTTCCGGCGATCGACATGGCGCTGAGCGTGCTCGACAGCCTGCATAAGACGGGTATTAACGAAGAAATCCTCGCGTCCGCGAAGGCGTACGTGAAAGGCGATTTTCCCCCCGACTACGAATCCGCGGGCGCATTGGCACGGTTGCTTACGGATATGTTCACGTACAATTTCGACGAAAGTTTTATCGATACATTCCAGGCAAAAGTAGATGGCCTGACAGTGGCGCAGGCGAAGGATATCATCGCTGGCTATTTTCCGAAAGACAAACTGCAATTTGTGCTGATCGGCAAGGCTTCCGAAATCAGGGAGCAAGTCAAGAAATACGGAGAGCTGAGTCAAAAGGAGATCAAGGCAGACGGATTTTAG
- a CDS encoding pitrilysin family protein, which yields MKLRKILLAAAALAGLGDTHAQTRPEDVKTFTLANGMKFLVLEDHSIPTANMYLFWKVGSRNEVHGITGLSHFFEHMMFNGSKNYGPKQFDRVMEANGGSNNAYTTENVTVYTDWFQKDALETIFKLESDRIGHLTIDPKMVESERGVVLSERSTGLENSNYRLIGELVQSVAFQEHPYMFPVIGFESDIKSWTQSDLENYFKTYYSPNNATVVVVGDIKFDEVKKLADQYMAPLPARGLPPKIRTVEPPQNGERRVTTYKDITTPNIILAYHVPETAHPDYYALDLFSSLLSSGNSSRLVKSLVMDTTIASSVSTGLDNGFDPTLFVVFGVAGDNVSAQDLENAIEKQIDMIIQNGVTDAELQKVKNQKLMEFYHTLETINGKANSLGTYDVFFGDYKKMFEAPENYKKVTVADIKRVAAQYFNERNRTVGFLLPEKSK from the coding sequence ATGAAGCTCCGAAAAATTTTACTCGCTGCGGCCGCGTTGGCAGGCCTCGGCGATACGCATGCGCAAACCCGGCCGGAGGACGTGAAAACTTTCACGCTGGCCAACGGCATGAAATTCCTCGTTCTGGAAGACCATTCGATCCCTACCGCCAATATGTACCTCTTCTGGAAGGTCGGCTCGCGGAACGAGGTTCACGGCATTACCGGCCTGTCCCACTTCTTCGAACACATGATGTTCAACGGTTCCAAAAACTACGGCCCGAAGCAATTCGACCGCGTGATGGAAGCCAATGGGGGCTCCAACAATGCCTACACTACGGAAAATGTGACCGTCTACACCGACTGGTTCCAGAAAGATGCATTGGAAACGATCTTCAAACTCGAATCCGACCGCATCGGCCACCTCACGATCGACCCTAAAATGGTGGAAAGCGAGCGTGGCGTAGTACTTTCGGAACGCAGTACCGGGCTGGAAAACAGCAACTACCGGCTCATCGGCGAGCTGGTACAGTCCGTGGCATTCCAGGAGCATCCCTACATGTTTCCGGTAATCGGTTTCGAATCCGACATTAAAAGCTGGACGCAATCCGACCTCGAGAACTACTTTAAAACCTACTATTCGCCCAACAATGCGACCGTCGTGGTGGTGGGTGATATTAAGTTTGATGAAGTAAAAAAATTGGCCGACCAGTACATGGCGCCGCTGCCTGCACGCGGCCTGCCGCCGAAAATCCGTACCGTGGAGCCCCCGCAGAACGGCGAACGCCGCGTGACGACCTACAAAGACATCACCACGCCGAATATCATCCTCGCATACCACGTCCCCGAAACCGCCCACCCCGATTACTACGCCCTGGACCTGTTCAGCAGCCTGTTAAGCTCGGGCAATTCCTCGCGGCTGGTAAAATCGCTCGTGATGGATACCACTATTGCATCCAGCGTCTCCACGGGGCTCGACAATGGCTTCGATCCGACATTGTTCGTCGTTTTCGGCGTGGCCGGCGACAACGTTTCGGCGCAGGACCTTGAAAATGCCATTGAAAAACAAATCGATATGATCATACAAAACGGCGTGACCGACGCCGAATTACAGAAAGTGAAGAATCAGAAGCTGATGGAATTTTACCATACGCTCGAAACCATCAATGGAAAAGCCAACAGCCTCGGCACGTACGACGTGTTTTTTGGTGATTATAAAAAGATGTTCGAAGCACCGGAAAACTATAAGAAAGTAACCGTAGCCGACATTAAACGCGTTGCCGCCCAATACTTCAACGAGCGCAACCGCACCGTGGGCTTCCTGCTTCCCGAAAAATCGAAATGA
- a CDS encoding endonuclease/exonuclease/phosphatase family protein: MKNYLLPLLALLALNGVAGTPPDQPVKKQRFKVMTYNIHHCNPPSAGDKIDVEAIARVINAEKPDFVALQEVDVNTERSGKGKNQAQQLAQLTGMKFYFSKAIDHQGGDYGVAVLTKFPIVDSARYALPIRPELKEEDRTIAAVTVKLPDSRKLIFASTHLGLKEPNRLLQAETILKYFGNTELPMILGGDFNATPDSPVIAYFDKYFTRSCSDCKPTIPVEVPEKTIDFIMHKQGSQLKSANTKVIDEKYASDHLPVTAEFTLD, from the coding sequence ATGAAAAACTATCTTCTTCCCTTACTGGCGCTCCTGGCACTCAACGGAGTAGCCGGTACGCCGCCCGACCAGCCCGTTAAAAAGCAGCGGTTTAAAGTAATGACCTACAATATCCACCATTGTAACCCGCCGTCGGCCGGCGACAAGATCGACGTGGAAGCCATCGCGAGAGTAATTAATGCCGAAAAGCCTGATTTCGTGGCTTTGCAGGAAGTGGACGTGAATACCGAACGTTCGGGAAAAGGCAAGAACCAGGCGCAGCAGCTGGCACAGCTCACGGGCATGAAATTCTATTTTTCCAAAGCCATCGATCACCAGGGCGGCGACTACGGTGTGGCCGTACTTACAAAATTCCCGATCGTCGATTCGGCACGTTACGCATTGCCGATCCGCCCCGAATTGAAGGAAGAAGACCGTACGATCGCGGCGGTAACCGTAAAATTGCCGGATAGCCGCAAACTGATCTTTGCCAGCACGCATTTGGGCCTGAAAGAGCCGAATCGTCTGTTGCAGGCTGAAACGATTTTGAAGTATTTCGGCAACACGGAACTGCCCATGATCCTGGGCGGCGATTTCAACGCGACCCCCGATAGCCCGGTGATTGCTTATTTCGACAAATATTTCACCCGCTCCTGCTCCGATTGCAAGCCGACCATTCCGGTAGAAGTTCCTGAAAAGACCATCGATTTCATCATGCACAAGCAGGGCTCGCAGCTCAAAAGCGCCAACACGAAAGTGATCGACGAGAAATACGCCTCCGATCACCTGCCGGTAACTGCCGAGTTTACATTAGACTGA
- a CDS encoding VRR-NUC domain-containing protein, translating to MKAAEAIEVPISYRFQVEFGAIAYYQEQGYNAFFSENEPWRALFGLLFWDIIYDTNVQTIHNPLQRIPSDFFLPDFYFRRSDQLKERLAAAHSREIIDELVTQTFTDKYGITNVLVPWYEGALEKVLTLTSLLSPEKIHKIMLEMALNLRENTRGFPDLLVWNDDEYAFIEIKSPTDHLSSRQLHWQHFFAEHGVQSRIVRVNWVKENISLM from the coding sequence TTGAAAGCCGCCGAGGCCATCGAGGTGCCGATTTCCTATCGGTTCCAGGTGGAATTCGGTGCGATCGCTTACTACCAGGAGCAGGGTTATAATGCGTTTTTCAGCGAGAACGAGCCGTGGCGGGCATTGTTCGGATTGCTGTTCTGGGATATTATTTATGATACCAATGTCCAGACGATCCACAATCCGTTGCAACGCATTCCGTCGGACTTCTTCCTGCCCGATTTCTATTTCAGACGGTCGGACCAGCTAAAAGAACGACTCGCCGCCGCACATTCACGGGAAATTATCGACGAGCTTGTTACGCAGACTTTTACAGATAAATACGGCATTACCAATGTGCTCGTGCCGTGGTACGAGGGCGCATTGGAGAAGGTATTAACCCTTACTTCGCTCCTTAGCCCCGAAAAGATCCACAAAATCATGCTCGAAATGGCGTTGAACCTCCGTGAAAACACCCGCGGCTTCCCCGATCTGCTCGTTTGGAACGACGATGAGTACGCATTCATCGAAATCAAGTCCCCTACCGACCACCTTTCGTCGCGGCAGTTGCATTGGCAACATTTCTTCGCGGAGCACGGCGTGCAAAGCCGCATTGTGCGGGTCAACTGGGTCAAGGAAAATATCAGTCTAATGTAA